Proteins encoded by one window of Chryseobacterium aquaeductus:
- a CDS encoding c-type cytochrome, protein MISWRKHYKKGLIAIGLLLSTSASIYGQDGDPKNGEKLFKANCTACHALDKQVIGPALKGVVERLKTEQGLDTDWLHKWIKDNKALRASGDKYANEVFEKFNKTEMLAFPNLADKDIDDILAYTTNPPAPVDAVPETPAPGAPAAGTPANNTTSSIVIISLLAIAALLVWILVKLRQLVKLGQSDDLAGLNESRVKSFSEIYEKYHYIGKGLLAVLALLATYGVWNWIMWIGVYKGYKPEQPIYFSHKIHAGENKIDCQLCHSSAKYGKVSEIPSMNVCMNCHRTISEYNGKYIEPGKDKAFYDGEIKKIYESTGWDAEKQQYTGKTTPVEWTRIHNMPDFVYFNHSQHVVAGEQAIINSFNKKNPDSKIDVVCKACHGKIDTMNVVQMANDFTMGWCIECHRTTEVDMNNGYNKEYFKNLHEKLKKQYPQDGGKITVDAIGGLECGKCHY, encoded by the coding sequence ATGATTAGTTGGAGAAAGCATTATAAAAAAGGGCTGATTGCAATAGGTTTATTGTTGTCAACAAGTGCTTCAATTTACGGGCAAGACGGCGATCCTAAAAATGGTGAAAAACTTTTTAAGGCAAACTGTACGGCATGTCACGCGTTGGATAAACAAGTTATCGGTCCTGCACTGAAGGGTGTGGTAGAGAGACTTAAAACCGAACAAGGACTTGATACAGATTGGCTTCATAAGTGGATTAAAGACAACAAAGCACTCAGAGCTTCTGGCGATAAGTATGCTAATGAGGTTTTTGAAAAGTTTAATAAAACTGAAATGTTGGCGTTTCCAAATCTTGCAGATAAGGACATTGACGACATTTTAGCTTACACAACTAATCCTCCCGCACCTGTAGATGCAGTACCAGAAACTCCTGCACCGGGAGCACCTGCAGCTGGAACTCCGGCAAACAACACGACTTCAAGTATTGTAATTATTTCACTTTTAGCAATTGCTGCTTTATTGGTTTGGATCTTAGTCAAACTGAGACAGTTAGTAAAACTAGGTCAGTCTGACGATTTAGCAGGACTTAACGAAAGCAGAGTAAAATCTTTCAGTGAAATCTACGAAAAATACCACTACATCGGTAAAGGTCTTTTAGCTGTTTTAGCTCTATTAGCAACTTACGGAGTGTGGAACTGGATCATGTGGATTGGTGTTTATAAAGGATATAAGCCTGAACAACCTATCTACTTCTCTCACAAAATTCACGCTGGAGAAAATAAAATTGACTGTCAATTGTGTCACTCTAGTGCTAAATACGGTAAGGTTTCTGAAATTCCTTCCATGAACGTTTGTATGAACTGTCACAGAACGATTTCTGAGTACAATGGTAAATATATTGAGCCAGGAAAAGACAAAGCTTTCTATGACGGTGAAATCAAGAAGATCTATGAATCAACGGGCTGGGATGCAGAAAAACAACAATATACAGGCAAAACAACTCCTGTAGAATGGACAAGAATCCACAATATGCCGGACTTCGTTTACTTCAACCACTCTCAGCACGTAGTAGCAGGTGAGCAAGCGATTATCAATTCTTTCAACAAAAAGAATCCTGACAGCAAGATTGATGTTGTATGTAAAGCATGTCATGGAAAAATTGATACAATGAATGTGGTACAAATGGCAAACGACTTCACTATGGGATGGTGTATCGAATGTCACAGAACGACTGAAGTTGATATGAACAACGGTTATAATAAAGAATACTTCAAAAATCTACACGAAAAGCTTAAAAAGCAATACCCTCAAGATGGCGGTAAGATTACTGTAGATGCGATTGGAGGTCTTGAGTGTGGTAAATGTCATTATTAA